A section of the Pimelobacter simplex genome encodes:
- a CDS encoding winged helix-turn-helix domain-containing protein, translating to MKFRGVDALPPSQRHRALADARLWAESSSGRESLILIEPDETEADRIGNDLTHRGLRFATFASPWRALAHLGNEPAAVVVASSNLGPDILKELVEAIKSETTLPVLIAYRSEETDAIGPAVLAGGRPAVGLPYDAHDLVRTLAEVLPQLPPPARIDFGRLSLVPEWRDAQLDGKGLGLSRLEFRVLAELVRRGGRCASKDALVSVAWPEGATDPKSLLTAAVKRLRLKFAALGIADAVETVRGVGYRLNASALAGRRTSPSHQ from the coding sequence ATGAAGTTCCGCGGCGTTGACGCACTGCCGCCCAGCCAACGACACCGTGCGTTGGCTGATGCCCGCCTGTGGGCCGAGTCCTCCAGTGGCCGTGAGTCCCTGATCCTGATCGAGCCCGACGAGACCGAGGCCGACCGGATCGGGAACGACCTCACCCACCGCGGCCTCCGGTTCGCGACCTTCGCCAGTCCCTGGCGGGCGCTCGCCCACCTGGGCAACGAGCCCGCCGCCGTGGTCGTCGCCAGCTCCAACCTGGGCCCCGACATCCTCAAGGAGCTCGTCGAGGCCATCAAGAGCGAGACCACGCTGCCCGTCCTGATCGCGTATCGCTCGGAGGAGACCGATGCGATCGGACCGGCGGTGCTGGCCGGCGGCCGGCCGGCTGTGGGGCTGCCCTACGACGCGCACGACCTGGTCCGCACCCTGGCCGAAGTGCTGCCTCAACTGCCGCCCCCGGCCCGCATCGACTTCGGCCGCCTCTCCCTGGTCCCGGAATGGCGCGACGCCCAGCTCGATGGAAAGGGGCTGGGCCTGAGCCGGCTCGAGTTCCGGGTCCTCGCCGAGTTGGTCCGTCGCGGCGGCCGGTGCGCGTCCAAGGACGCGTTGGTTTCAGTTGCCTGGCCCGAAGGGGCGACCGATCCGAAGAGCCTTCTCACCGCAGCCGTGAAGCGGCTGCGGCTCAAGTTCGCGGCGCTCGGGATCGCGGACGCCGTCGAGACCGTGCGAGGCGTCGGCTACCGACTCAACGCATCAGCCCTCGCGGGCAGAAGAACCTCTCCCTCGCACCAGTGA
- a CDS encoding arsenate-mycothiol transferase ArsC — MNATTPSVPQVVFACVRNGGRSVIGRVLTEHYAQGNVHAESAGTQPGEHIHPEVAAALEALGLDTSHERPKVLTRDTVAASDLAITLGCGEECPYVPGVKYVDWPVADPGGQDEATVRSIIADIDSRVRTMLTELVPDLQLAPSVLGPTV; from the coding sequence GTGAACGCAACCACTCCGTCCGTCCCGCAGGTCGTGTTCGCCTGCGTCCGCAACGGCGGACGCTCAGTGATCGGCCGAGTACTCACCGAGCACTACGCTCAAGGCAACGTCCACGCCGAGTCCGCGGGCACCCAGCCCGGCGAGCACATCCACCCCGAGGTCGCCGCCGCACTGGAAGCGCTCGGCCTCGACACCTCGCACGAGCGCCCCAAGGTCCTCACCCGCGACACAGTCGCTGCCAGCGACCTGGCCATCACCCTCGGGTGCGGGGAGGAGTGCCCTTACGTCCCCGGCGTGAAGTACGTCGACTGGCCGGTCGCCGACCCCGGCGGCCAGGACGAAGCCACCGTGCGGAGCATCATCGCGGACATCGACTCCCGCGTCCGGACGATGCTCACCGAACTAGTCCCGGACCTCCAGCTTGCGCCGTCCGTACTCGGCCCGACTGTCTGA
- a CDS encoding sulfite exporter TauE/SafE family protein has product MTATENAPERLVAHRDSRSWPFAAGAAIGVLGGLIGLGGAEFRLPLLMTLFGFAALHAVILNKAMSLIVVVTALPARAFAVSWGDVADHWWIVANLLAGSLGGAWVAAGWATRMHSRTLHRTLAILLVLIAVVLASTHLADLGSLDLPAAGRAIAGVAAGVLIGMVAAFMGVAGGELLIPTIVLLFGVDIRLAGSLSLLVSLPTMLVGFARYSRDSSFTVLGANLRFVAVMGIGSVAGAVAGGFLLQYVAGPALIGALALILLASSIKVWRHAES; this is encoded by the coding sequence GTGACTGCCACCGAGAACGCACCCGAGCGGCTGGTTGCGCACAGGGACTCCCGCTCCTGGCCATTCGCGGCCGGTGCCGCGATCGGCGTACTCGGCGGATTGATCGGATTGGGCGGGGCGGAGTTCCGGCTGCCGTTGCTGATGACATTGTTCGGGTTCGCCGCTCTGCACGCGGTCATCTTGAACAAGGCGATGAGCCTGATCGTCGTGGTCACCGCGCTGCCTGCTCGTGCGTTCGCGGTGTCGTGGGGCGATGTGGCCGATCACTGGTGGATCGTGGCCAACCTGCTCGCCGGGTCACTGGGCGGCGCCTGGGTCGCGGCGGGATGGGCCACCCGGATGCACTCACGCACGCTGCACCGAACCCTCGCCATCCTCCTCGTCCTGATCGCGGTCGTGTTGGCCAGCACCCACCTCGCAGACCTCGGCAGCCTCGACCTTCCGGCCGCGGGTCGCGCGATCGCCGGGGTCGCTGCCGGCGTACTGATCGGGATGGTCGCGGCCTTCATGGGCGTGGCCGGCGGCGAGCTGCTGATCCCCACGATCGTCCTGCTGTTCGGAGTCGACATCCGGCTCGCAGGCAGCCTGTCCCTCCTGGTGTCACTGCCCACGATGCTGGTCGGCTTCGCCCGTTACAGCCGGGACAGCTCGTTCACCGTGCTTGGCGCGAACCTGCGGTTCGTGGCCGTCATGGGCATCGGGTCGGTCGCCGGCGCGGTCGCCGGCGGGTTCTTGCTGCAGTACGTCGCCGGGCCGGCCCTGATCGGAGCCCTGGCGCTGATCCTGCTGGCCTCGTCGATCAAGGTCTGGCGTCATGCCGAATCCTGA
- the pstA gene encoding phosphate ABC transporter permease PstA has translation MSAAAQTARAVTTSTIATGKSRDRDWKSIAFLAVLWFSLFFGVMVLIVLMVDTAVEGSSRFDSNLVTGYQSRLRPEETGFRAGILGTAWLMFFTAVLAVPLGIAAALYLEEFAKAKTWYNTLIEVTLQNLAAVPSVVYGMLAVGVMAILGYANKGVVLGGAIALALLVLPVIIITTREAVRAVPNEIRHGSLALGATVWQTTWRQTLPSAIPGISTGAILGLSRAIGEAAPLLLLGLGNVLFDPTGLNSPVTALPMQIYTLAGDPKEEFRVAAAAAIIVLLVMILAMNALAIFIRNKFQRSW, from the coding sequence ATGAGTGCCGCCGCCCAGACCGCCCGTGCGGTCACCACTTCGACGATCGCCACCGGCAAGAGCCGGGACCGCGACTGGAAGTCGATCGCCTTCCTGGCCGTGCTGTGGTTCTCGCTGTTCTTCGGCGTGATGGTCCTGATCGTGCTCATGGTCGACACCGCGGTCGAAGGATCGTCACGCTTCGACTCCAACCTCGTCACCGGCTACCAGTCCCGGCTGCGACCTGAGGAGACCGGATTCCGTGCCGGCATCCTCGGCACCGCCTGGCTGATGTTCTTCACCGCCGTCCTCGCCGTGCCACTGGGCATCGCGGCCGCGCTGTACCTCGAGGAGTTCGCCAAGGCCAAGACTTGGTACAACACGCTGATCGAGGTCACCCTGCAGAATCTCGCCGCGGTCCCCTCGGTGGTCTACGGCATGCTCGCCGTCGGCGTCATGGCGATCCTCGGCTACGCCAACAAGGGCGTGGTCCTCGGCGGCGCGATCGCGCTGGCACTGCTCGTGCTGCCGGTCATCATCATCACGACCCGCGAGGCCGTGCGCGCCGTACCCAACGAGATCCGCCATGGATCCCTCGCCTTGGGGGCGACGGTGTGGCAGACCACCTGGCGCCAGACCCTCCCTTCGGCGATCCCCGGGATCTCCACCGGTGCCATCCTCGGCCTTTCGCGAGCTATCGGCGAAGCAGCGCCCCTGCTCCTGCTTGGGCTGGGCAACGTGCTGTTCGACCCGACCGGGCTCAACAGCCCCGTCACCGCACTGCCCATGCAGATCTACACCCTGGCCGGCGACCCGAAGGAAGAGTTCCGGGTCGCCGCTGCCGCCGCGATCATCGTCCTGCTCGTGATGATCCTCGCGATGAACGCCCTCGCCATCTTCATCCGCAACAAGTTCCAGCGTTCCTGGTAG
- a CDS encoding PstS family phosphate ABC transporter substrate-binding protein, with product MLKYQKRTAAAVGAATLALSLAACGGGAEGGEGGDVSGSVTVDGSSTVYPMSVAAQELVNEEHPGVKVSVAESGTGGGFEKFCAGETDISDASRPIKDEEKTACEGKSIDYTELHVATDALTVAVHPDLAVDCLTVDQLVALFGPKSKASNWNQIDPSFPDQKISFYIPGTDSGTYDYMAADVVADESETLRSDVESSEDDNILVQGISGTEGAVGFFGYSYYEENQDKLKALEIDSGSGCVAPSADTARDGSYTPLARPLFIYVKNSSYADSKATKAYVDFYIDNLPSIAKAAQFIPLSDEDYTSTKAALAGIGG from the coding sequence GTGCTCAAGTATCAGAAGCGCACCGCGGCAGCCGTGGGTGCAGCAACCCTGGCCCTCTCCCTTGCCGCGTGTGGTGGCGGCGCCGAGGGTGGCGAGGGTGGTGATGTCAGCGGCTCGGTGACCGTTGACGGTTCCTCGACGGTCTACCCGATGAGCGTGGCAGCTCAGGAGCTCGTCAACGAGGAGCACCCGGGCGTGAAGGTCTCGGTCGCCGAATCCGGCACCGGTGGCGGTTTCGAGAAGTTCTGCGCCGGCGAGACCGACATCTCCGACGCGTCGCGCCCGATCAAGGACGAGGAGAAGACGGCCTGCGAGGGCAAGAGCATCGACTACACCGAGCTGCACGTCGCGACCGACGCGCTCACCGTGGCCGTGCACCCTGACCTGGCGGTCGACTGCTTGACCGTCGACCAGCTCGTGGCACTGTTCGGCCCCAAGTCGAAGGCCAGCAACTGGAACCAGATCGACCCGTCGTTCCCGGACCAGAAGATCAGCTTCTACATCCCCGGCACCGACTCGGGCACCTACGACTACATGGCTGCCGACGTGGTGGCCGACGAGTCCGAGACCTTGCGCTCCGACGTCGAGTCCTCCGAGGACGACAACATCCTCGTCCAGGGCATCTCCGGCACTGAGGGCGCGGTCGGGTTCTTCGGCTACTCCTACTACGAGGAGAACCAGGATAAGCTGAAGGCCCTCGAGATCGACAGCGGCAGCGGCTGCGTCGCCCCGTCCGCCGACACCGCTCGCGACGGCTCGTACACGCCGCTGGCCCGGCCGCTGTTCATCTACGTCAAGAACTCCTCCTACGCCGACAGCAAGGCCACCAAGGCGTACGTCGACTTCTACATCGACAACCTCCCGTCGATCGCCAAGGCCGCGCAGTTCATCCCGCTGAGCGACGAGGACTACACCTCGACCAAGGCCGCGCTCGCCGGCATCGGCGGCTGA
- a CDS encoding arsenate reductase ArsC, which translates to MSTQPMIPLDLGLALRSAAARLAEEFAATYNAETIERYLESSFEEFAGRATVPNFVPLLAERFARQRLQALARADGLHVDGKPVVLFLCVHNAGRSQMALGFFNHYAGDAAIGWSGGSEPAADVSAVVVDAMAERGIDISTEFPKPWTDEVVRAADVVITMGCGEACPLLPGKKYEEWAFEDPEHWDLDHVRTIRDGIERRVRGLLAELDVPVRT; encoded by the coding sequence ATGAGCACTCAACCGATGATTCCGCTGGACCTGGGGCTCGCCCTTCGGTCGGCGGCTGCGCGGCTGGCCGAGGAGTTCGCCGCCACCTACAACGCCGAGACGATCGAGCGGTATCTGGAGTCCTCGTTCGAGGAGTTTGCGGGACGAGCGACGGTCCCGAACTTCGTGCCGCTCCTGGCTGAACGGTTCGCCCGGCAGCGTCTGCAGGCACTCGCCCGCGCCGACGGCCTGCACGTCGACGGCAAGCCAGTGGTGCTCTTCCTGTGCGTCCACAACGCTGGTCGGTCCCAGATGGCCCTCGGGTTCTTCAACCACTATGCGGGTGACGCCGCGATCGGCTGGTCAGGCGGGTCCGAGCCCGCCGCCGACGTCAGCGCGGTTGTCGTTGACGCCATGGCGGAGCGAGGGATCGATATCTCGACCGAATTTCCGAAGCCCTGGACCGATGAGGTCGTCCGTGCCGCGGACGTCGTGATCACCATGGGCTGCGGCGAGGCCTGCCCGCTCCTTCCCGGCAAGAAGTACGAGGAATGGGCGTTCGAGGACCCAGAGCACTGGGATCTCGACCACGTCCGCACTATCCGGGACGGTATCGAACGACGCGTCCGAGGACTGCTCGCTGAACTCGACGTGCCTGTCCGCACATGA
- the pstC gene encoding phosphate ABC transporter permease subunit PstC: MSTSTQAGPPTPSSSAGLPGAPNLSRKSRPGEAVIKLVLVGSALLSIAITGGIVASLIQPVIEFFGDQVSFSDFFSTTDPSGSSTKPAVIPLLTGTLVTTVIALVVAVPIGLAAAMYLSEYASKRARKWLKPTVELLAGVPSIVYGFFAVTFVTPVILQGWFGLPVGFFNMLSAGLVLGVMIIPTIASLSEDALSAVPLALRQGSLAMGANRMQTTLRVVFPAALSGIAAAVVLGISRAVGETMIVATAAGNGKSFTLNPFDAAQTMTGFIATTARGENPVGSPEYNMLFAVGLLLFLITLVINGISIAIVRRFRQEY, translated from the coding sequence ATGTCCACATCGACCCAGGCAGGTCCGCCGACGCCGTCCAGCTCGGCGGGCCTGCCCGGCGCCCCCAACCTCTCCCGGAAGTCACGTCCGGGGGAGGCTGTCATCAAGCTGGTCCTGGTCGGGTCAGCGCTGCTGTCGATTGCAATCACGGGCGGCATCGTCGCCTCCCTGATCCAGCCGGTCATCGAGTTCTTCGGCGACCAGGTGTCGTTCAGCGACTTCTTCTCCACCACCGACCCGAGCGGCTCATCCACGAAGCCCGCGGTGATTCCGCTCCTGACCGGAACCCTCGTCACGACCGTGATCGCGCTCGTCGTCGCCGTTCCGATCGGGCTGGCCGCGGCGATGTACCTCTCGGAGTACGCCTCCAAGCGTGCCCGCAAATGGCTCAAGCCCACCGTCGAGCTGCTCGCCGGCGTCCCCTCGATCGTCTACGGCTTCTTTGCGGTGACCTTCGTGACGCCGGTGATCCTGCAGGGCTGGTTCGGGCTTCCGGTCGGGTTCTTCAACATGCTTTCGGCCGGTCTAGTGCTGGGCGTGATGATCATTCCGACCATCGCGTCACTCTCGGAGGACGCGCTGAGCGCGGTGCCGCTGGCCCTGCGGCAGGGCTCGTTGGCCATGGGCGCCAACCGGATGCAAACCACCTTGCGTGTGGTCTTCCCGGCCGCGCTGTCGGGGATCGCGGCCGCCGTCGTGTTGGGCATCTCTCGGGCTGTCGGCGAGACCATGATCGTGGCCACCGCGGCCGGCAACGGGAAAAGCTTCACCCTCAACCCCTTCGACGCCGCGCAGACCATGACCGGCTTCATCGCCACCACCGCGCGCGGAGAGAACCCGGTCGGGTCGCCCGAGTACAACATGCTCTTCGCCGTCGGTCTGCTGCTGTTCCTGATTACCCTGGTCATCAACGGGATCAGCATCGCCATCGTCCGCCGCTTCCGGCAGGAGTACTGA
- a CDS encoding ArsR/SmtB family transcription factor, which produces MVSLLKAIAEPARLRLLSLVLSHEGGEACVCDLLPYFDLSQPTISHHLKVLHEAGLLDREKRGTWVYYRARPSAIAALGSLFTVSPGSCGEEQS; this is translated from the coding sequence ATGGTGTCGCTGCTCAAGGCCATCGCTGAGCCGGCCCGGTTGCGATTGCTGTCGCTGGTTCTCTCCCACGAGGGTGGAGAGGCGTGCGTGTGCGATCTCCTTCCCTACTTCGACCTCTCGCAGCCGACGATCAGCCACCACTTGAAGGTGCTGCACGAAGCAGGTCTGCTGGACCGCGAGAAGCGCGGCACCTGGGTCTACTACAGGGCCCGGCCCTCCGCGATAGCCGCGCTCGGCAGCCTCTTCACGGTGAGTCCAGGATCCTGTGGGGAGGAGCAGTCGTGA
- a CDS encoding arsenate reductase/protein-tyrosine-phosphatase family protein: MNNERTPDLDRRAAVYGALSDPARLRIVDILSLGDASPSELMGVLGAPSNLLAHHLKVLREAGLITSHRSQGDGRKQYLRLIDDALALAAPATSQPERVIFVCTANSARSHLAAALWRRASSIPSVSAGTHPADSIDPGAVDVAARRGLALPHTRPQHLDYIAGGHTQNDLIVTVCDRAHEEIVVPNRLHWSVPDPVGVGTPAAYDAAYDELDARVQGLVARLAS, encoded by the coding sequence ATGAACAACGAGCGAACACCGGATCTAGATCGTCGCGCTGCCGTCTACGGCGCCCTAAGCGATCCCGCACGCCTACGGATCGTCGACATCCTCTCCCTGGGTGACGCCTCACCATCGGAGTTGATGGGGGTCCTGGGGGCACCGTCCAACCTGCTGGCTCACCACCTGAAGGTCCTGCGCGAAGCAGGACTGATCACCAGCCACCGCTCCCAAGGCGATGGTCGCAAGCAGTACCTGCGGCTGATCGACGACGCACTCGCTCTAGCTGCTCCCGCGACGAGCCAACCCGAGCGCGTCATCTTCGTCTGCACGGCCAACTCCGCGCGATCCCATCTGGCCGCCGCTCTCTGGCGCCGGGCAAGCTCCATTCCGTCAGTCTCGGCCGGCACCCACCCCGCCGACAGCATCGACCCCGGTGCGGTCGATGTCGCCGCGCGGCGTGGTCTGGCGCTGCCTCACACCCGACCACAGCATCTGGATTACATCGCCGGCGGTCATACGCAGAACGATCTGATCGTGACGGTCTGCGACCGGGCACACGAGGAGATCGTTGTGCCCAACCGACTGCATTGGTCCGTCCCGGACCCAGTAGGCGTCGGCACGCCCGCGGCATACGACGCGGCCTATGACGAGCTCGACGCTCGCGTCCAGGGGCTAGTCGCTCGCCTCGCTTCCTGA
- a CDS encoding ArsR/SmtB family transcription factor gives MPARRHASFKAETSDEASALPLAHALRPSLTKEQAEDTAQMLSVVSNPTRLQILSLIHHSPSGTARVADLTAILELSQPTVSHHMKVMHGAGIVAREPIGREVWYSIVPARLNAIADLLR, from the coding sequence GTGCCTGCTCGCCGCCATGCGTCCTTCAAGGCGGAAACCTCCGACGAGGCATCCGCGCTGCCACTCGCGCACGCGCTGCGACCGTCGTTGACCAAGGAGCAGGCCGAGGACACCGCGCAGATGCTGAGCGTGGTGTCGAACCCGACCAGGTTGCAGATCCTCAGCCTCATCCACCACAGCCCGTCCGGGACGGCGCGCGTCGCCGACCTCACTGCGATCCTCGAGCTCAGTCAACCGACGGTCTCGCATCACATGAAAGTCATGCACGGCGCAGGGATCGTGGCACGCGAACCGATCGGCCGCGAGGTTTGGTACTCGATCGTCCCGGCTCGCCTGAACGCGATCGCCGACCTTCTGCGCTGA
- a CDS encoding arsenate-mycothiol transferase ArsC: MTARPDQRAAQVAAMAHPGRVRLLSAALGSETGEATAASLAAALTAQTSTSPDGLVVQPDLDVMVEVGLLSIHGDGRYRPTHDALVRFGSLAAGAPTVIGQVGDHERILQAIAVTLGQRFAGVVAAETVRDFVWESYDLIASRARVRQFLPQLTERFAADRLDALASLNAVGQRDRDDVLFVCVRNAGRSQIAAALMRDRVAQSVRVRAAGSVPGSQLDPTVQQELARRGVDALTEFPRPLTDEVVRASGVVVTMGCGDACPIVPGRRYVDWPVDDPIGRPLREVQRIVDEISERVDQLIVEMGVSSDSRAEYGRRKLEVRD, from the coding sequence GTGACCGCGCGGCCTGACCAGCGTGCCGCCCAGGTCGCGGCCATGGCGCACCCGGGACGGGTCCGGCTGCTCAGCGCTGCCCTGGGGAGCGAGACTGGAGAAGCGACCGCCGCGTCCCTGGCCGCCGCGCTCACGGCGCAGACCTCGACGTCACCGGATGGTCTGGTCGTTCAACCGGATCTTGACGTCATGGTCGAGGTCGGTCTCCTCTCGATCCACGGCGATGGACGCTACCGGCCCACCCATGACGCCTTGGTTCGCTTCGGGAGCCTGGCGGCCGGCGCACCGACGGTGATCGGTCAGGTCGGCGATCACGAGCGGATCCTCCAGGCCATCGCTGTCACTCTCGGTCAGCGATTCGCGGGAGTCGTAGCCGCAGAGACGGTGCGTGACTTCGTGTGGGAGAGCTACGACCTGATCGCGAGCCGGGCACGCGTGCGCCAGTTCTTGCCCCAGCTGACGGAGCGCTTCGCCGCCGACCGGCTCGACGCGTTGGCGTCCTTGAACGCGGTCGGTCAGCGAGACCGTGACGACGTTCTGTTCGTGTGCGTCCGCAACGCCGGGCGGTCGCAGATCGCGGCCGCGCTGATGCGTGACCGCGTCGCTCAGTCCGTCAGGGTGCGCGCCGCAGGATCTGTGCCGGGATCTCAACTCGACCCAACTGTCCAACAGGAACTCGCTCGACGCGGTGTCGATGCCCTCACCGAATTCCCGCGGCCACTGACCGACGAGGTCGTTCGCGCCTCGGGAGTTGTGGTGACCATGGGCTGTGGCGATGCGTGCCCGATCGTTCCGGGACGACGCTACGTCGACTGGCCGGTCGATGACCCGATCGGGCGACCGCTGCGTGAGGTGCAGCGGATCGTGGACGAGATCTCAGAACGCGTCGATCAGCTCATCGTCGAGATGGGCGTCAGTTCAGACAGTCGGGCCGAGTACGGACGGCGCAAGCTGGAGGTCCGGGACTAG
- the phoU gene encoding phosphate signaling complex protein PhoU — protein MRDRYHNDLDKVVDRLLQLFDNVESSISQATRALLEADLETAEQVIAGDQATDTLCREIESIAIDLQMRQQPVAYDLRLLLTAQRIVGDLERSGDLAKNIAKQARRRHPDHVVPDQMRHTVAAMGKAAESLLHKAHQVFANEDAELARRLDVEDDYMDALHRELLADVIASSRTEAVETAVDLTLIGRFYERFADHAVAIARQVVYLSTGELA, from the coding sequence ATGCGCGATCGGTACCACAACGACCTCGACAAGGTCGTCGACCGGCTCCTCCAGCTGTTCGACAACGTCGAGAGCTCCATCTCCCAGGCGACCCGGGCGCTCCTCGAGGCCGACCTCGAGACAGCAGAACAAGTCATCGCCGGCGACCAGGCCACCGACACCCTGTGCCGCGAGATCGAGTCGATCGCCATCGACCTGCAGATGCGCCAGCAGCCTGTCGCCTACGACCTGCGCCTGCTGCTGACCGCACAGCGCATCGTCGGCGACCTCGAACGCTCCGGTGATCTGGCCAAGAACATCGCCAAGCAGGCCCGCCGGCGGCACCCCGACCACGTCGTCCCCGACCAGATGCGCCACACCGTCGCCGCGATGGGCAAGGCCGCCGAATCCCTGCTGCACAAGGCCCACCAGGTGTTCGCCAACGAGGATGCCGAGCTCGCCCGACGCCTCGACGTCGAGGACGACTACATGGACGCGCTCCACCGCGAGCTGCTCGCCGACGTGATCGCCAGTAGCCGGACCGAGGCGGTCGAGACCGCCGTCGACCTCACCTTGATCGGTCGCTTCTACGAGCGCTTCGCCGACCACGCCGTCGCCATCGCACGCCAGGTCGTCTACCTCTCCACGGGAGAGCTCGCATGA
- the arsB gene encoding ACR3 family arsenite efflux transporter, translated as MQRLSTLDRFLPVWIGVAMVTGLLLGNWFTGLDDAVAAVEIGSVSLPIAIGLLVMMYPVLAKVRYNELGHVTGDRRMLGTSILLNWILGPALMFALAWTMLPDLPEYRTGLIIVGLARCIAMVLIWNDLACGDREAAAILVALNSVFQIIAFALLGYFYLEVLPGWLGLDQTALDVSVWDIAKSVLIFLGIPLLAGYLTRTFGERAKGREWYESTFLPRIGPAALYGLLFTIVVLFALQGDTITNQPLDVARIALPLLIYFFLMWGGSMLLTRALGFDYQRATAVSFTAAGNNFELAIAVAIGVFGVASGQALAGVVGPLIEVPVLVGLVYVSLWARRFFPERAADPATSTSSTTSSSNSSSTSSTTGA; from the coding sequence ATGCAGCGGCTGTCCACCCTGGATCGCTTCCTGCCGGTCTGGATCGGCGTGGCCATGGTCACCGGGTTGCTGCTCGGCAACTGGTTCACCGGACTCGATGACGCCGTCGCTGCGGTCGAGATCGGCTCGGTGTCGCTGCCGATCGCCATCGGACTGCTCGTGATGATGTACCCGGTCCTGGCCAAGGTCCGCTACAACGAGCTCGGCCACGTCACCGGCGACCGGCGGATGCTCGGCACCTCGATCCTGCTCAACTGGATCCTCGGGCCGGCCCTGATGTTCGCGCTCGCCTGGACGATGCTGCCCGACCTGCCCGAATACCGGACCGGACTGATCATCGTTGGACTCGCCAGGTGCATCGCCATGGTCCTGATCTGGAACGACCTCGCCTGCGGCGACCGCGAAGCAGCCGCGATCCTCGTGGCGCTCAACTCCGTCTTCCAGATCATCGCGTTCGCGCTCCTGGGCTACTTCTACCTGGAGGTGCTCCCCGGCTGGCTCGGCCTCGACCAGACCGCGCTCGACGTGTCGGTGTGGGACATCGCCAAGTCCGTCCTGATCTTCCTCGGCATCCCCCTCCTCGCCGGGTACCTCACTCGGACATTCGGCGAGCGAGCCAAGGGACGCGAGTGGTACGAGTCGACATTCCTGCCACGGATCGGACCAGCGGCGCTCTACGGTCTGCTGTTCACGATCGTGGTCCTGTTCGCCCTTCAGGGCGACACGATCACCAACCAGCCCCTCGACGTCGCCCGCATCGCGTTGCCGCTGCTGATCTACTTCTTCTTGATGTGGGGCGGCTCGATGCTGCTGACCCGGGCCCTCGGATTCGACTACCAACGCGCCACCGCGGTGTCCTTCACCGCAGCAGGAAACAACTTCGAGCTCGCCATCGCCGTCGCGATCGGCGTCTTCGGCGTCGCCTCCGGACAGGCGCTCGCCGGCGTCGTCGGGCCACTCATCGAGGTGCCCGTCCTCGTCGGGCTGGTCTACGTGAGCCTCTGGGCACGCCGCTTCTTCCCCGAACGCGCCGCCGACCCGGCAACCTCAACCTCCTCAACGACCTCATCGTCGAATTCTTCGTCGACCTCGTCCACGACAGGAGCCTGA
- the pstB gene encoding phosphate ABC transporter ATP-binding protein PstB, with the protein MRAEGLNVYYGDFHAVHDVNLAFGRNEITAMIGPSGCGKSTVLRCLNRMNDLVPSARVEGQVTYHGENIYGPKVDPIAVRQHIGMVFQKPNPFPKSIYDNIAYGPRVTGMKVDSMDDLVEEALRGAALWDEVKDKLKQSAFGLSGGQQQRLCIARTIATKPDVILMDEPCSALDPIATSRIEDLMQELRGDYTIIIVTHNMQQAARVSDRTAFFTARPDETTGNRTGLLVEFDRTKVIFERPNDSRTEDYITGRFG; encoded by the coding sequence ATGCGAGCCGAGGGACTCAACGTCTACTACGGCGACTTCCATGCCGTGCACGACGTCAACCTGGCCTTCGGCCGCAACGAGATCACCGCGATGATCGGGCCTTCAGGCTGCGGCAAGTCGACCGTGCTGCGTTGCTTGAACCGGATGAACGATCTCGTCCCGAGCGCCCGCGTCGAGGGTCAGGTCACGTATCACGGGGAGAACATCTACGGACCGAAGGTCGACCCGATCGCCGTACGCCAGCACATCGGCATGGTCTTCCAGAAGCCCAACCCGTTCCCGAAGTCGATCTACGACAACATCGCCTACGGGCCGCGGGTGACCGGGATGAAGGTCGACAGCATGGACGACCTCGTCGAGGAGGCGCTGCGCGGGGCAGCGCTGTGGGACGAGGTCAAGGACAAGCTCAAGCAGAGCGCCTTCGGCCTCTCCGGCGGGCAGCAGCAGCGCCTGTGCATCGCACGCACCATCGCCACCAAGCCCGACGTCATCCTCATGGACGAGCCCTGCTCGGCGCTCGACCCGATCGCGACCTCGCGCATCGAGGACCTCATGCAGGAGCTGCGCGGCGACTACACGATCATCATCGTCACCCACAACATGCAACAGGCCGCCCGGGTCTCGGACCGCACCGCCTTCTTCACCGCACGCCCTGACGAGACCACCGGCAACCGGACCGGGCTCCTGGTCGAGTTCGACCGCACCAAGGTGATCTTCGAGAGGCCGAACGACTCGCGCACCGAGGACTACATCACCGGAAGGTTCGGCTGA